A stretch of the Halictus rubicundus isolate RS-2024b chromosome 16, iyHalRubi1_principal, whole genome shotgun sequence genome encodes the following:
- the LOC143362260 gene encoding uncharacterized protein LOC143362260 yields the protein MTFKFRANLQFATPDRKQHLSRRRQKRSIRREIILNLRKYSRDNELQSPPNVDNLQDIPSTSSLSVPVSNNNNNESLLNIPTTSSFTHDSSSTSSCDDVVWESAGTVSEVSFRDRLASCFVDNNLTHTQGNNILSLLRTHSCFSSLPKDIRTLIGTPRTSVVTSVVEPGEYVHFDVELKIVKQLSQCSSVIPEELQLDFHVDGCSLDNSNTIQIWPIQVRIVNILNSKPIVVGIYKGTQKPKDCNSYLQKFVSDINLIISNGGITFHEKKIPVVLRCFIADAPARAFILHHKGHMSHRPCSKCKVCGTQERGRQVFNGITHPLRSDEEYTRCSDEDHHKDGQSPLALMPIGMVSQVPFEYMHLVCLGVIKKLLSAWVCGKYSPFSKLSSRQIFTISERMRRINKYCPSEFARRPRSIDLFSKFKATEFRQFLLYTGPVVTYGVLKDNVYRHFLFLHSAIRIMVSQVFVSKYLKFAEGALQQFVRRCEKFYGPTFNSYNVHGLLHLADDVRRFGTLDSFSAFPYESNMSIFRKYCRKPGQPLQQFSNRMREIEHHGSNKGGGDSSTTIQASMMFHNSCGAISYRKLQIHSLLLGTDEHDNCCILHDGTVCIISSISPHENSFRLGVQRFLQVDVFYDIALLSPALEIFKCDTLSTEITYVSQEDVRAKCYRMPLEAMNVSNESSTDEEDDNILGMSQWVIAVLVHCETV from the exons ATGACATTCAAATTCCGCGCCAACT tgcagtttgcgacaccagaccggAAACAACacctctcacgacgaag GCAAAAACGAagtattcggcgcgaaataatcttaaatttgaggaagtattcacgtgacaatgaattacaaagtccccctaatgttgataatctgcaggacattcccagcacgtcttccttatccgtgcctgtcagtaataataataataatgaaagtcttcttaatattcccaccacatcttcatttACGCATGATTCCTCTTCTACCtcttcatgcgatgatgtggtttgggagtccgctggtactgtttcagaagtatcatttcgtgatcgtttggcatcttgctttgtggacaataatttaacgcacactcaggggaacaacatcttatctcttctacgtacccattcgtgtttttctagtttgccgaaagatataagaacgctcattggTACACCACGTACCAGTGtggtcacctctgtggtagaaccaggagagtatgttcattttgatgtagagttgaaaatagttaaacagttatctcaatgttcttCAGTAATTCCTGAAGAGTTGCAATTGGATTTTCATGTGGacggatgtagtttagataattccaatacaattcaaatttggcctattcaagtcagaattgtaaatatcttaaatagtaaacccattgtagtagggatttataaaggcacccaaaaacccaaggattgtaacagttatcttcaaaaatttgtctctgacataaacttgataatctcaaatggaggcattacgttccacgagaaaaaaattccagtcgtattaaggtgttttattgctgatgcaccagctcGAGCCTTTATACTTCATCACAAAGGCCATATGTCTCATCGACCTTGTTCCAAGTGCAAAGTTTGTGGTACACAGGAAAGAGGACGTCAGGTTTTCAATGGTATTACACATCCTTTACGAAGtgatgaagaatataccaggtgtTCCGATGAGGATCATCATAAAGACGGTCAAAGTCCATTAGCTTTGATGCCAATAGGAATGGTATCACAGGTGCCATTCGAGTATATGCATCTCGTATGTCTAggtgtcattaaaaaattattatctgCCTGGGTGTGTGGCAAATATtctccattttcaaaattatcttctcgacaaattttcacaatctcagagagaatgagaaggatcaataaatattgtccatccgagtttgcaaggcgtcctagatcaatagatttattttccaaatttaaagcaacagaatttcggcaatttcttttgtatACTGGTCCAGTTGTCACCTATGGAGTGCTGAAGGATAATGTATatcgacacttcttgtttctgcaCAGTGCGATAAGAATAATGGTTTCACAGGTTTTTGTTAGCAAATATTTAAAGTTTGCAGAAGGAGCTTTGCAACAATTTGTTCGTCGTTGTGAAAAGTTCTATGGCCCAACTTTTAATTCTTATAATGTCCACGGTCTTCTCCACTTGGCCGATGACGTCAGACGTTTTGGTACATTAGATTCATTTTCAGCTTTCCCGTATGAAAGCAacatgtccatttttagaaaatattgcagaaagccaggacaaccccttcaacaattttctaatagaatGAGAGAGATAGAACATCATGGCAGTAATAAGGGAGGAGGTGATTCTTCAACCACCATTCAGGCATCTATGATGTTTCATAATAGTTGTGGTGCTATTTCTTACCGCAAACTTCAAATTCACAGCTTATTGCTTGGCACAGACGAGCACGATAATTGCTGCATTTTACACGATGGCacagtttgtataatttcatctattagcccccatgaaaattcttttcgctTAGGTGTACAAAGATTTCTACAAGTTGATGTATTCTATGATATCGCCTTGTTATCTCCagcactagaaatttttaaatgcgatACTTTGAGCACTGAAATAACATATGTTAGCCAGGAAGATGTTAGGGCAAAATGTTACCGAATGCCATTGGAGGCCATGAACGTTTCCAACGAATCGTCGACAGATGAAGAAGACgataacatattgggaatgtcccagtgggttatcgctgtgctggttcattgtgaaacagtataa